A region from the Wolbachia endosymbiont of Folsomia candida genome encodes:
- the hemJ gene encoding protoporphyrinogen oxidase HemJ, giving the protein MDYYHWLEAFHIISVIMWMAGMLYLPRLYVYHANVKSGSENDSLLQIMEKRLLRYIINPAMLFSFSLGITLMIIREAYREGWFHVKALAVILMLIIHMLLAKYRKDFEKNSNKKTHVYFRILNEVVTVLIIIIVIMVVVKPF; this is encoded by the coding sequence ATGGATTACTATCACTGGCTTGAAGCTTTTCATATTATCTCTGTCATTATGTGGATGGCAGGTATGCTTTATTTACCAAGACTTTATGTTTATCATGCAAACGTGAAGTCAGGCTCTGAAAATGATAGCTTGCTCCAAATAATGGAGAAGAGGCTTTTAAGATATATCATAAATCCCGCGATGCTCTTTTCATTTAGCCTGGGAATAACCTTAATGATTATAAGAGAGGCATATCGCGAAGGATGGTTCCACGTCAAAGCATTGGCAGTGATTTTGATGTTAATTATTCATATGCTGCTTGCAAAATATAGAAAAGATTTTGAAAAGAATTCCAACAAGAAAACTCATGTTTATTTTCGCATTTTAAATGAAGTAGTAACAGTATTAATAATAATCATAGTTATTATGGTTGTTGTGAAGCCGTTTTAA
- the pdhA gene encoding pyruvate dehydrogenase (acetyl-transferring) E1 component subunit alpha: MKAENFTKEQVIEFYKKMLLIRRFEEKSGQLYGMGLIGGFCHLSIGQEAVAVGTHAASKSGDSFITSYRDHGLMLACDSDPNVVMAELTGKETGCSKGKGGSMHIFDTEKKFFGGHGIVGAQVPIGTGMAFANKYKKNDNIVLTYFGDGAANQGQVYESFNMASLWKLPVIYIIENNEYAMGTSVQRSTLVTELYKRGESFGIPGKQVDGMNFFSVYEATKEAAEYARNGKGPMLLEMKTYRYRGHSMSDPANYRSKEEVENVKQNHDPIETLKKYMVDSKIASEEECKQLDKGIRDLVKKSEDFAKNSKEPSIDELYTDVYK; the protein is encoded by the coding sequence ATGAAAGCGGAAAATTTCACTAAAGAACAGGTTATTGAGTTCTACAAGAAAATGCTACTCATACGTAGATTTGAAGAAAAATCAGGACAATTGTATGGAATGGGATTAATAGGCGGTTTTTGTCACCTATCAATAGGGCAAGAAGCAGTTGCAGTTGGAACTCACGCTGCATCAAAATCTGGCGACTCTTTTATTACAAGTTACAGGGATCATGGCCTAATGCTCGCATGCGATTCGGATCCAAATGTTGTAATGGCTGAGCTTACCGGCAAAGAAACAGGCTGCTCAAAAGGTAAAGGCGGTTCAATGCACATATTTGATACAGAAAAAAAATTCTTTGGTGGACATGGAATAGTTGGAGCACAAGTTCCAATCGGTACGGGCATGGCATTTGCTAATAAATATAAAAAAAATGATAACATAGTACTTACATATTTTGGTGATGGTGCCGCAAATCAGGGGCAAGTATACGAATCATTTAATATGGCATCTTTGTGGAAATTACCTGTGATTTACATCATAGAAAATAATGAGTATGCGATGGGAACATCCGTGCAAAGGTCAACTTTAGTAACTGAGCTATATAAAAGAGGAGAAAGTTTTGGTATTCCTGGAAAACAAGTTGATGGTATGAACTTTTTCTCTGTTTATGAGGCTACAAAAGAAGCCGCTGAGTATGCACGTAATGGGAAAGGTCCTATGCTTCTTGAAATGAAAACATATCGATACCGCGGTCACTCAATGTCAGATCCTGCAAATTACCGTTCAAAAGAAGAAGTTGAAAATGTAAAACAAAATCATGACCCTATAGAAACTTTGAAGAAATATATGGTAGATAGCAAAATTGCTTCTGAAGAAGAATGCAAACAACTCGATAAAGGAATACGCGACTTAGTTAAAAAATCAGAGGATTTTGCAAAGAACAGCAAAGAGCCAAGTATTGATGAATTGTACACTGATGTTTACAAATGA
- a CDS encoding PQQ-binding-like beta-propeller repeat protein, which translates to MKVIIVIIMLLCSGYAAASERINIVDKKLSQGHVAPVFAENSIILADKHGALYSFDIDNSRALNWRSHPSHRKKIGNISLSSYGEDVFFIVDNILYRIDAKTGGVKWERELRAPVRGKAVAINDKLLVLTIDNNLHAFDIKDGSSVWTHQNGMNEIRGLHSVSPAVSGDKIIAPFSNGDLIAFSGDGKKLWSQKLFTNLLDTQLTDITTTPKVHGDVLVATNNSYVCGIDIKSGNILWSKPLQVKSISDIESYYSPLVKEQREGGRVFIITKDNKIVGIDILSGETVWTSGSIEKTQLFAPIMHAHTLWVVGNKGSMFAFPGSDRAGKVVKIPGNVFHTPVFTRDKIYVTTEKNGVYSLENRFILYD; encoded by the coding sequence ATGAAAGTAATAATTGTAATTATAATGCTGCTCTGTAGTGGTTACGCAGCGGCAAGTGAGCGAATAAACATAGTGGATAAAAAATTATCCCAAGGGCATGTAGCTCCAGTGTTTGCGGAAAATAGCATTATTTTAGCTGATAAACATGGGGCGTTATATTCCTTTGACATTGATAATTCAAGAGCTCTCAATTGGAGATCACATCCATCACATAGAAAAAAAATTGGTAACATAAGCTTATCGAGTTATGGAGAAGATGTTTTCTTTATAGTGGATAACATTCTATATAGAATAGATGCGAAGACTGGTGGAGTTAAATGGGAAAGAGAGTTAAGAGCACCAGTAAGAGGAAAAGCAGTAGCAATAAACGACAAGTTGCTAGTATTAACCATTGATAATAATCTGCATGCGTTTGATATAAAAGATGGAAGCTCTGTTTGGACTCATCAAAATGGTATGAACGAGATTCGAGGTTTACATTCTGTATCGCCAGCAGTTTCAGGCGACAAAATAATAGCACCTTTTTCAAATGGGGATCTGATAGCCTTCAGTGGAGATGGCAAAAAATTATGGAGCCAAAAATTATTTACAAATCTTTTGGATACACAGCTCACAGATATCACTACCACGCCAAAAGTACATGGTGATGTTTTGGTAGCTACAAATAATTCATATGTTTGTGGTATTGATATAAAATCAGGGAATATTTTATGGTCAAAGCCATTGCAAGTAAAAAGTATATCGGATATTGAGTCATACTACAGTCCACTAGTTAAGGAGCAAAGAGAGGGTGGCAGGGTTTTTATTATTACTAAAGATAATAAAATAGTTGGCATTGATATACTAAGTGGTGAAACAGTCTGGACATCAGGTTCAATAGAAAAGACGCAATTATTTGCTCCAATTATGCATGCTCATACGCTGTGGGTAGTAGGTAACAAAGGTTCAATGTTTGCTTTTCCAGGTTCAGATAGGGCAGGGAAGGTGGTAAAAATACCGGGTAATGTATTTCATACTCCAGTATTTACTCGTGATAAGATATATGTAACAACTGAAAAAAATGGTGTTTATTCTTTAGAAAATAGGTTTATTCTTTATGACTGA
- the lpdA gene encoding dihydrolipoyl dehydrogenase yields the protein MTDYYDLIVIGGGPGGYKCAIAAVKLGLKVACVDKNSIFGGTCLRVGCIPSKALLHSSYQYSHTKNNLSKLGIKVKDVNFDLKEMLSYKDARVQELGQGIDYLFNLYKITKVSGVGKITSFDQGNLEVSVEGKVLKTKNIVIATGSDVSSLPGIDIDEKNIISSTGSLSLTEVPKKLVVIGAGAIGLEMSSVWSRLGAEVTVVEFFDRIAAAMDNELSKSLLSSLQKQGIKFLLSTKVEEIKQSGNSFNVKVCSVKDNQTSTIEADKVLVAVGRKPCTEGLGIDERVERDNRGFVQVNSKYETNVKGIFAIGDVVGGAMLAHKAEEEGVAVAEIIAGQSPHVDYEIIPSVIYTHPAVSSIGKTEEELKSAGRKYKVGKCQFAANGRARITDDAEGFVKVLTCSGADTILGVHIIGAYADTLINEAAVAMAYGAAAEDIYRICHSHPDINEAFRDACIDAFFKK from the coding sequence ATGACTGATTATTATGATCTGATTGTTATAGGTGGTGGTCCAGGTGGTTATAAATGCGCTATTGCTGCTGTAAAGCTTGGGCTAAAAGTTGCCTGCGTAGATAAAAATAGTATCTTTGGTGGTACGTGTTTACGAGTTGGGTGTATACCTTCCAAAGCATTACTTCACTCTTCCTATCAGTATTCTCATACAAAAAATAATCTGTCAAAGCTTGGCATAAAAGTAAAGGATGTGAATTTCGACTTGAAAGAAATGCTGAGCTATAAAGATGCTAGAGTTCAAGAGCTAGGGCAGGGAATAGACTACCTGTTTAACCTTTATAAAATTACTAAAGTGAGTGGAGTTGGCAAAATTACTTCTTTTGATCAAGGTAATCTTGAAGTTTCAGTTGAAGGTAAGGTGCTGAAAACAAAAAACATAGTAATTGCAACAGGATCTGATGTTAGTTCTTTGCCAGGCATTGATATTGATGAGAAAAATATTATTTCATCTACCGGTTCACTATCTTTAACTGAAGTGCCAAAAAAGCTTGTTGTAATCGGAGCTGGAGCTATAGGACTTGAAATGTCTTCTGTATGGAGCAGATTAGGGGCTGAAGTTACTGTAGTAGAATTTTTTGATAGGATTGCTGCAGCAATGGATAATGAACTTAGCAAGTCATTGCTTTCTAGTCTGCAAAAGCAAGGAATAAAATTTTTACTCAGCACTAAAGTTGAAGAAATAAAACAAAGCGGTAATTCTTTCAATGTAAAAGTCTGTTCTGTAAAAGATAATCAAACAAGTACTATAGAAGCAGATAAGGTTTTAGTGGCAGTAGGGCGCAAGCCATGCACTGAAGGTCTTGGTATTGATGAAAGAGTAGAAAGAGATAATCGTGGCTTCGTTCAAGTTAATAGCAAATATGAAACTAATGTGAAAGGAATATTTGCTATTGGTGATGTGGTTGGTGGAGCAATGCTTGCTCATAAAGCAGAAGAAGAGGGGGTAGCAGTTGCAGAGATAATAGCAGGACAATCGCCTCATGTTGATTATGAAATAATACCATCGGTTATTTACACTCACCCTGCTGTTTCTTCAATCGGTAAAACTGAGGAAGAATTGAAAAGCGCTGGACGTAAGTATAAAGTTGGTAAGTGCCAGTTTGCTGCAAATGGAAGAGCAAGAATTACCGATGATGCAGAAGGGTTTGTGAAAGTGCTGACTTGCAGCGGGGCGGATACGATACTCGGTGTACATATCATAGGAGCATATGCTGATACATTAATCAACGAGGCAGCAGTTGCCATGGCATATGGTGCAGCAGCAGAGGATATATATAGAATTTGTCACTCTCATCCTGATATAAATGAAGCTTTCAGAGATGCGTGTATCGATGCTTTCTTTAAAAAGTAA
- a CDS encoding tyrosine-type recombinase/integrase, which yields MDVGSIIEKWYEWLRCNRSYSPNTLESYMRDLRDFMNFLNKHIGEEVNVGTLKKLSVPELRSWLSSRYTRGVGARSNNRALSVIRNFFRYIKNNYEIENEAVFLLSRPIQRRTLPKALSIPDIKTLVEKMELSDLGEPWVVKREIAIVVLLYGAGLRISEALNLRVSDIGSENLIITGKGDKQRQVFILPVVKNCIQVYIKACPHLGVNNKTEHLFLGLRGKKLGRTYIANRLQKIRRMLNLPEILSPHAFRHSFATHLLQGDVDISSIQLLLGHSSLDTTQIYTHLNDQDVFNMYKNFQKSLKQKLKTP from the coding sequence GTGGACGTTGGTTCAATTATTGAGAAATGGTATGAATGGCTGAGGTGCAATAGGTCCTATTCTCCTAATACTTTAGAGTCTTACATGAGAGATTTGAGAGATTTTATGAATTTCTTGAATAAACACATTGGTGAAGAAGTAAATGTTGGCACTCTGAAAAAATTAAGCGTACCTGAGTTAAGAAGCTGGCTTAGCTCACGTTATACAAGAGGTGTAGGTGCAAGATCAAATAACCGCGCACTGTCAGTAATCAGAAATTTCTTCAGATATATAAAAAATAATTATGAAATAGAGAATGAGGCTGTATTTTTATTGTCAAGACCAATTCAAAGAAGGACTCTACCAAAGGCATTATCGATACCTGATATAAAAACCTTGGTAGAAAAAATGGAATTATCTGACCTTGGTGAACCATGGGTTGTAAAAAGAGAAATTGCGATTGTTGTGCTGCTCTATGGAGCAGGCTTAAGAATTAGCGAAGCGCTGAATCTTAGAGTTAGTGATATCGGCTCTGAAAATTTAATAATTACAGGTAAGGGAGACAAACAAAGGCAGGTATTCATTCTTCCAGTAGTAAAAAATTGTATACAAGTGTATATCAAAGCTTGCCCTCACCTTGGCGTTAATAATAAAACAGAACATCTTTTTTTAGGTCTTAGAGGAAAAAAATTAGGCAGAACGTATATTGCGAATCGTTTGCAGAAAATAAGAAGAATGTTAAATCTACCAGAAATCTTATCACCACATGCATTTCGTCATAGTTTTGCTACACATTTGCTTCAGGGAGACGTTGATATTAGCTCAATACAGCTATTGCTTGGCCATTCAAGTTTGGACACCACTCAAATTTACACTCACTTAAATGATCAGGATGTTTTTAATATGTATAAAAATTTTCAAAAAAGCTTGAAGCAAAAGTTAAAAACTCCGTGA